A DNA window from Chryseobacterium scophthalmum contains the following coding sequences:
- a CDS encoding CmcI family methyltransferase yields MFTKKIENYSDKVDFSVKSIEKGHHKVLFHGIPMIRCPFDYVIYQMLIWEVKPDLIIEIGTNRGGSAYYYATILDALGHGTIHTIDIIEMEKDQRIIDHPRIKLFTEGFEQYDIEEAKKFSKILVIDDGSHTYEDVKKSLDKFNDLVNLNSYFIVEDGIIDKLGMSKDYQGGPNKAIKEFLKKNKSFEIDLKWTNFFGENATFNTNGYLKKVK; encoded by the coding sequence ATGTTTACAAAGAAAATTGAAAATTATAGTGATAAGGTAGATTTTTCGGTAAAAAGTATTGAAAAAGGACATCACAAAGTATTGTTTCATGGCATCCCCATGATTAGGTGTCCATTTGATTATGTAATTTATCAAATGTTGATTTGGGAAGTAAAGCCAGACTTAATTATAGAAATAGGTACTAACAGAGGCGGGTCTGCTTATTACTATGCAACCATTTTGGATGCATTAGGTCATGGTACAATTCATACAATAGATATTATTGAGATGGAAAAAGATCAACGAATTATTGATCATCCTAGAATTAAATTATTTACCGAAGGATTTGAACAATATGATATTGAGGAAGCCAAAAAATTCTCAAAGATTTTAGTAATCGATGATGGTTCTCACACCTATGAAGATGTAAAAAAATCTCTTGATAAATTTAATGACTTAGTAAATTTAAACTCATACTTTATTGTTGAGGATGGGATAATTGATAAACTTGGAATGAGTAAAGATTATCAGGGAGGCCCCAATAAAGCAATAAAAGAATTTCTTAAGAAGAATAAAAGCTTTGAAATCGATCTTAAATGGACAAATTTTTTTGGTGAAAATGCCACTTTTAACACAAACGGATACCTGAAAAAAGTAAAGTAA
- a CDS encoding class I SAM-dependent methyltransferase, with the protein MNNIKKIIKSILRLDQKNEPYDFDKNNPLGDGGERVDFTYTPSLDISKLDMYQQNHIQRYLFAEKTIGNNLECGDFACGTGYGSVILSKKSKSVLGIDLNFKVIEEIKKRYQNIGNVSFENKNLLEIDFENKFDAIISFETIEHFTEENIVVLLKLYHKALKNNGQIIFSVPYMQEESENAKKLGFHLTFEINEDKISNWLNQTGFIIEKNYYQNYKTHTIHQTLDDKEFIICIASKNA; encoded by the coding sequence ATGAATAACATAAAAAAAATTATAAAATCCATCTTAAGGTTAGATCAAAAAAACGAACCATACGATTTCGACAAAAACAATCCTTTGGGCGATGGTGGTGAAAGGGTAGATTTTACGTATACTCCGTCGCTGGATATATCAAAATTAGATATGTACCAACAAAACCACATTCAAAGGTATTTATTTGCGGAAAAAACTATCGGCAATAATTTAGAATGTGGCGACTTTGCCTGTGGCACAGGCTACGGAAGTGTGATTCTCAGCAAAAAAAGCAAAAGTGTATTAGGTATTGACCTTAATTTTAAGGTAATTGAAGAAATAAAAAAAAGATACCAAAATATTGGAAATGTATCTTTTGAGAATAAAAATCTGTTGGAAATTGATTTTGAAAATAAATTTGATGCCATCATTTCTTTTGAAACTATTGAGCATTTCACAGAAGAGAATATTGTTGTCCTACTAAAACTTTATCATAAGGCTTTGAAAAATAATGGACAGATTATATTTTCAGTTCCTTACATGCAGGAAGAATCTGAAAATGCGAAAAAACTCGGCTTTCATTTGACGTTTGAAATCAATGAAGATAAAATTTCAAACTGGCTAAATCAAACAGGATTTATTATTGAAAAAAATTATTACCAAAATTATAAAACACATACCATTCACCAAACTTTAGATGATAAAGAGTTTATAATTTGTATTGCCAGCAAAAATGCCTAA
- a CDS encoding glycosyltransferase family 2 protein, translating to MPKVSICIPTYNNLEAFKRCLHSVLIQTYTDYEVVVTDDSSNEDIKNYLAGNSNLENIFYFKNQKALGSPENWNEAIRKSKGDYIKILHHDDWFTHENSLGIFVQLLDKHPASAFAFVASKNINLENNTIINYNRPSKEKIDEIKNNPITLLNGNFIGAPSATIFRKNNFSIFDVNTIWFVDIDFYIQILTQNNNLIFSEIDAISIGASPTQITKSVESNKAINIVEHFYLLNKWDIKKVIGSPVEQTTYSQIKRFGIRNAQDIKKLGFKDSLPIDINKLFRQIFFSNLKEKLKSIIKNSNFSKKNNE from the coding sequence ATGCCTAAAGTATCAATTTGTATCCCAACATATAATAATCTTGAAGCATTCAAACGATGCTTACATTCTGTTTTAATTCAAACTTATACAGATTATGAAGTTGTGGTTACGGACGATTCTTCGAACGAAGACATCAAAAACTATTTGGCAGGCAATAGTAATCTGGAAAATATTTTCTATTTCAAAAATCAAAAAGCTTTAGGCTCTCCTGAAAACTGGAATGAGGCAATAAGAAAATCTAAAGGAGATTACATCAAAATACTTCATCACGATGATTGGTTTACTCACGAAAATTCTTTAGGAATATTTGTACAGTTACTTGATAAACACCCTGCATCTGCATTTGCTTTTGTAGCATCTAAAAATATAAATTTAGAAAACAATACAATTATCAATTACAATCGTCCTTCTAAAGAGAAAATTGACGAAATTAAAAATAACCCTATCACTCTTTTGAATGGTAATTTTATAGGAGCCCCAAGTGCTACTATATTCAGAAAAAATAACTTTTCTATTTTTGATGTTAACACAATTTGGTTCGTAGATATTGATTTTTATATACAAATACTCACACAAAATAATAACTTAATATTTTCAGAAATTGATGCAATTAGTATAGGAGCAAGTCCTACCCAAATAACAAAAAGTGTAGAAAGTAATAAAGCAATAAATATTGTTGAACACTTTTATCTTTTAAATAAGTGGGATATAAAAAAAGTCATAGGGTCTCCAGTTGAACAGACTACATATTCTCAGATAAAAAGATTCGGAATAAGAAATGCACAGGATATTAAAAAACTAGGATTTAAAGATTCTCTTCCTATAGATATCAACAAATTATTTAGACAAATATTTTTTAGTAATTTAAAAGAAAAATTAAAATCTATAATTAAGAACAGCAATTTTTCTAAAAAAAACAATGAATAA
- a CDS encoding glycosyltransferase family 4 protein, with translation MKIGFYSVVPLEDKKNWSGTMFKMYEQLLIQGYEVVWIPRVLFTEKEEKRFRLIEKVFNKIFNRGYNRHLFTYKAKVAASRLEKNLKNFKVDVIFNPTHVNDFAYLKTDIPIVYLNDANVAQLLNYYHYYSGFGILSKIETKYLEKKTLKNSFYAVFSSDWASNFAINYYGINKEKVKTIKFGANIIVPEKIDFNKSTDHFTFLFLAVDWIRKRGMLAYESLKILKEKGYPVKMLIVGCNPEIKADWVTIIPFLNKNNPDEFREIQNHLLSSHFLFVPTKADCTPIAFCEAAGYGLPVISTDTGGVSAHVINGYNGCLLSAEAEAKDYANEIEKLLKSPEKVKEFSENARKLYDKELNWENWGNEFAKIIKKLK, from the coding sequence ATGAAGATAGGATTCTACAGCGTAGTGCCATTGGAGGACAAAAAAAACTGGTCCGGAACGATGTTTAAGATGTATGAGCAACTCCTCATTCAAGGATATGAGGTGGTTTGGATTCCCAGAGTTCTTTTCACAGAAAAAGAGGAGAAGAGATTTAGGTTGATAGAAAAAGTTTTTAATAAAATATTTAATAGAGGTTATAACCGTCATTTATTTACCTATAAAGCAAAAGTTGCAGCCAGCCGTTTGGAGAAAAATTTAAAAAACTTCAAAGTGGATGTTATTTTCAATCCAACTCATGTCAATGATTTTGCATATTTAAAAACTGATATTCCAATTGTTTATCTGAATGATGCAAATGTTGCGCAGCTTCTTAATTATTACCACTACTATTCCGGATTTGGGATTTTATCAAAAATAGAAACCAAATATTTAGAAAAGAAAACATTAAAAAACTCGTTTTATGCTGTATTTTCATCAGATTGGGCAAGCAATTTTGCGATAAACTATTATGGAATTAATAAGGAAAAAGTAAAGACTATAAAATTCGGAGCCAACATCATTGTACCAGAAAAAATAGATTTTAATAAAAGTACAGATCATTTTACTTTTCTTTTCCTTGCCGTAGATTGGATCAGAAAAAGAGGAATGCTCGCCTACGAAAGTTTAAAGATTTTAAAAGAAAAAGGATATCCTGTAAAAATGCTAATTGTAGGCTGTAATCCTGAAATAAAAGCTGATTGGGTGACGATAATTCCTTTTCTTAATAAAAATAATCCAGATGAATTTAGAGAAATTCAAAATCACTTGCTAAGCTCTCACTTTCTGTTTGTTCCTACAAAAGCAGACTGCACTCCTATTGCATTCTGTGAAGCGGCAGGATATGGTCTCCCTGTAATTTCTACAGATACGGGGGGAGTTTCGGCTCATGTTATCAACGGATACAACGGTTGTTTATTATCTGCTGAAGCCGAAGCAAAAGATTATGCCAATGAAATCGAAAAATTGCTAAAATCCCCTGAAAAAGTAAAAGAATTTTCAGAAAATGCAAGAAAGCTTTATGATAAAGAGCTCAATTGGGAAAATTGGGGAAATGAGTTTGCAAAAATTATAAAAAAACTGAAATGA
- a CDS encoding glycosyltransferase, whose protein sequence is MNKVSIIVLTYNQEKFIIKNLQGIFMQKVNFPVELIISDDCSTDQTVTVINNFIKNKPSHIEINLISHKKNLGATPNFFNALQKSTGKYLAFCEGDDYWIDENKLQIQYDFLERNQDYSMCFHQVKNISSNPLLNDSIFAKVEDKDYSPFEIFRHWIVHTTSVFMNAEVLKNTAVKILFRHPELLYFDTFLYMACSLNGKIRGSGFTMSAYLRHEEGLSNGINYKRDLRHNHLDEIIAETYGEKVKEYANWQIFSRSRIAFFNLLKKGKFSLAFQHLKWILKKRGNLRIYLIKKYA, encoded by the coding sequence ATGAATAAAGTTTCCATTATTGTTCTTACCTATAATCAAGAAAAATTTATTATAAAAAATTTGCAGGGAATTTTTATGCAGAAAGTAAATTTTCCTGTTGAGCTTATTATTTCTGATGATTGCTCAACTGATCAGACAGTAACGGTTATCAATAATTTTATCAAAAATAAACCATCTCACATTGAAATTAACCTTATATCACATAAAAAAAACTTAGGTGCAACGCCTAATTTTTTTAATGCACTACAAAAATCTACAGGAAAATATTTGGCTTTTTGTGAAGGTGATGATTACTGGATTGATGAAAATAAGCTCCAGATACAGTATGACTTTCTAGAAAGAAACCAAGACTATTCAATGTGCTTTCATCAGGTGAAAAATATATCTTCTAATCCTCTGCTAAACGACAGTATATTTGCCAAAGTAGAAGACAAAGATTACTCCCCTTTTGAGATTTTCCGGCACTGGATCGTACATACCACTTCTGTATTTATGAATGCTGAGGTTTTAAAAAACACAGCAGTAAAAATACTTTTCAGACATCCCGAATTATTATATTTTGACACTTTCCTCTACATGGCATGTTCTTTAAACGGAAAAATTCGGGGTTCAGGTTTTACGATGTCTGCTTATCTGCGACACGAAGAAGGATTGTCCAACGGTATTAACTATAAAAGAGATTTGCGACACAATCATCTTGACGAAATTATTGCTGAAACGTATGGTGAAAAAGTAAAAGAATATGCCAACTGGCAGATTTTTTCAAGAAGCAGAATAGCATTTTTTAATCTTTTAAAAAAAGGAAAATTCAGCTTAGCATTTCAACATTTAAAATGGATTCTTAAAAAGAGAGGAAACCTGAGAATATATTTAATAAAAAAATATGCTTAA
- a CDS encoding acyltransferase family protein has translation MLKKLFSLSTSGHRTVGLDILRTLAILLVMISHSKVYLPEDFQNFLSFFLIDGVAVFFVLSGFLIGKIMIKVFTEKTSFKQIFNFWARRWLRTLPNYYFILLILIGLEGLVNGKNITSDLFKYSFFLQNLYYPIENFFPESWSLTVEEWFYLICPLLFFLIHFLFRKSKKTTFLVGIILIILLANTVRIYYYFDLGTKNYFIYDRYFVRQVITRIDAIIYGVLAAWIYVYYPNVFNKYRNINFIIGCIAILLIHNLESLYQPFQYLFSFTFASIAIMITLPFLNSIKNIKFKSLQNIIIHISLISYSMYLINLSLVNFWILPLFKIRTDIINFFLFWSITIIISTILYKRLELPFLTFRDKILK, from the coding sequence ATGCTTAAAAAATTGTTTTCTTTATCCACTTCCGGTCACAGAACTGTCGGTTTGGATATTTTGCGGACATTAGCTATTTTATTGGTTATGATTTCTCATAGCAAAGTATATCTGCCTGAGGATTTTCAAAATTTTTTATCTTTTTTTTTAATTGATGGTGTTGCGGTTTTCTTTGTATTAAGTGGTTTTTTGATTGGTAAAATAATGATTAAAGTGTTTACTGAAAAAACTTCTTTTAAACAAATATTTAATTTCTGGGCGAGACGATGGCTTAGAACTTTACCAAATTACTATTTCATCTTATTGATCTTAATTGGTCTTGAAGGTTTAGTCAATGGAAAAAATATAACTTCTGACCTTTTTAAATATTCTTTTTTTCTTCAAAACTTATACTACCCTATTGAGAATTTTTTCCCTGAGTCATGGAGTCTCACTGTAGAAGAATGGTTTTACTTGATTTGTCCTTTACTGTTTTTTTTAATTCATTTTCTCTTCAGAAAAAGTAAAAAAACAACCTTTTTGGTCGGTATAATTTTAATCATTCTATTAGCAAACACGGTAAGAATATATTACTATTTTGATCTTGGAACAAAAAACTATTTTATCTACGACCGGTATTTTGTACGACAAGTTATAACAAGAATTGATGCCATTATTTATGGAGTTTTAGCTGCCTGGATTTATGTATATTATCCCAATGTATTCAATAAATACAGAAATATAAATTTCATCATTGGATGTATAGCCATATTGCTTATTCACAATTTAGAATCGCTGTACCAACCTTTCCAATATCTGTTCTCCTTTACATTTGCATCAATAGCTATTATGATCACCTTGCCATTTCTAAACAGCATTAAAAATATAAAGTTTAAAAGTTTACAGAATATAATTATCCACATATCGTTGATATCGTATTCTATGTACTTAATTAATCTCTCATTGGTCAATTTTTGGATCTTACCTTTATTTAAAATAAGAACAGATATTATAAATTTTTTCTTATTTTGGAGTATTACTATTATTATCTCTACAATTCTTTATAAAAGATTAGAGTTACCTTTTTTAACATTTAGAGACAAAATACTAAAATGA
- a CDS encoding glycosyltransferase family 2 protein, with amino-acid sequence MTLTIFTPTYNRAYILPKLFESLQSQTSKDFEWLIVDDGSSDNTKDLVEDFKSKANFKITYIYQENQGKHVAINTALRNINTSYFATIDSDDFLENNAIETIFTKLPLIAQTEDIIALASPINILNQNTANNKITTETVATTYEMIYRYKIHGEVTLIFKTELAKRFEYPTFTEEKFMLESVVFNRMDKMYKFLYILESIVNAEYIPDGLTAQGKKKLIDNPKGAALAYKEKMNNFKIPLENRKMFAKNYWDYENLTNKSFISKINKIKGVQIKIYMINYFLKKSFFKTTA; translated from the coding sequence ATGACTTTAACGATATTTACACCTACCTACAACCGGGCTTATATATTGCCAAAGTTATTTGAAAGCCTGCAATCTCAGACTTCAAAAGATTTTGAATGGCTTATTGTAGATGATGGTTCTTCTGATAATACTAAAGATTTAGTAGAAGACTTTAAGAGCAAAGCAAACTTTAAAATCACCTACATATATCAGGAAAATCAGGGTAAACATGTTGCCATTAATACTGCTCTTAGAAACATTAACACTTCATATTTTGCGACCATTGACAGTGATGATTTTTTAGAAAATAATGCGATCGAAACAATTTTCACCAAACTGCCATTAATAGCTCAGACAGAAGATATTATTGCATTAGCTTCGCCAATAAATATTTTAAACCAAAATACAGCCAATAATAAAATTACCACAGAAACTGTCGCCACCACTTATGAAATGATTTATAGATATAAAATACATGGTGAAGTTACTCTAATCTTCAAAACTGAGTTAGCCAAAAGGTTTGAATATCCTACTTTTACAGAAGAGAAATTTATGTTAGAATCTGTTGTATTTAACCGAATGGATAAAATGTATAAATTTTTATATATCCTTGAATCAATTGTCAATGCAGAATACATCCCCGATGGTTTGACAGCGCAGGGAAAGAAAAAATTAATCGACAATCCTAAAGGAGCGGCCTTGGCATATAAAGAAAAGATGAACAATTTTAAAATCCCGTTAGAAAATAGAAAAATGTTTGCAAAGAACTATTGGGATTATGAAAATTTGACTAACAAAAGTTTTATTTCTAAAATAAATAAAATTAAAGGAGTTCAAATAAAAATTTATATGATTAATTATTTTCTTAAAAAATCTTTTTTTAAAACTACAGCCTAA
- a CDS encoding glycosyltransferase family 2 protein, translating to MDENLKAPLVSVVMPVYNGEKYLKEAIDSILNQTFTDFELLLINDASTDNSEKIINSYNDSRIIYIKNEQNLGLIKTLNKGLDLAKGEFIARMDQDDISRPDRFAKQIALFESNPEIGVCGTWFTLFRENHEDKTIQHPEYNDSIKIGLLTSCFIGHPTVMMRKKALENYRYDVNYQAAEDFELWTRLVRVTKFYNIQESLLKYRFHNSNISVLENSVQVINTKIITGNQLKYIDIANSEENIELCRILLVASSKFLYTDNEFRKLISFANQLEYQNLQKKVYDKKKFHEIINRRLIEIFNKTVDKKLSTLPFLLKNRKEIILQRSILANTKMLVKMILEK from the coding sequence ATGGATGAAAATTTAAAAGCTCCTCTTGTATCTGTCGTTATGCCGGTTTATAACGGTGAAAAATATCTGAAAGAAGCCATCGACAGTATTTTAAACCAAACTTTTACAGATTTTGAATTACTTTTAATCAATGATGCGTCAACTGATAATAGTGAGAAGATTATTAATTCTTACAACGATTCTCGAATTATTTATATTAAAAATGAGCAAAATTTAGGTTTAATAAAGACATTAAACAAAGGTTTGGATCTTGCAAAAGGAGAATTTATTGCGAGAATGGATCAAGATGATATTTCGAGACCTGATAGGTTTGCAAAACAGATTGCTTTATTTGAAAGTAATCCCGAAATAGGAGTTTGTGGCACTTGGTTTACTCTTTTCCGTGAAAACCATGAAGATAAGACTATACAACATCCGGAATATAACGATTCTATAAAAATAGGGCTTCTTACCTCATGCTTTATTGGTCACCCAACCGTAATGATGCGAAAAAAAGCACTTGAAAATTACAGATATGACGTTAATTATCAGGCTGCAGAAGATTTTGAATTATGGACAAGGCTCGTTCGGGTAACCAAATTCTATAATATTCAAGAATCTCTTCTAAAGTATCGATTTCATAATTCGAACATATCAGTATTAGAAAACAGTGTTCAGGTTATCAATACCAAAATAATCACAGGAAATCAACTGAAATATATAGATATTGCGAACAGTGAAGAAAATATAGAATTATGCCGTATTTTATTAGTGGCATCATCTAAGTTCCTTTATACGGATAATGAATTTAGAAAGCTTATTAGCTTTGCAAATCAACTTGAATATCAGAATTTACAAAAAAAGGTATATGATAAGAAAAAGTTTCATGAAATTATTAACAGAAGATTGATTGAAATTTTTAATAAAACTGTTGATAAGAAACTTTCAACCCTTCCTTTTTTATTAAAAAACAGAAAAGAAATCATCTTACAAAGAAGTATTCTTGCTAATACAAAAATGCTGGTAAAAATGATTTTAGAAAAATAA
- a CDS encoding alpha-1,2-fucosyltransferase, which translates to MVAVELIGGLGNQMFQYATARALALHRDEPLSIDGRLFDNYKLRNFCLSHFSIEAIVVKNDLPLKTPGFSKKVVDQILKKTNTFILQNKLFSVYQEKNLLFDDSLFRNGKKNIYLKGYFQSEKYFVKYEDQLRKDFKIVTPLKKETIDLLKIIKEKNSVSLHIRRGDYVSNPTVNAIHGTCDLNYYHRAIEIVKEKILHPVFFIFSDDIDWAKENLKLENTTYFVDFNDASTSYEDLKLMSACKHNIIANSSFSWWGAWLNTNKSKTVIAPSKWFNTDVLNSQDIIPESWMKI; encoded by the coding sequence ATGGTAGCAGTAGAACTCATTGGCGGGTTAGGAAACCAGATGTTTCAATACGCAACAGCAAGAGCACTAGCATTACATCGTGATGAGCCTCTTTCAATAGACGGTCGTCTTTTTGACAACTATAAGCTCCGCAACTTTTGTTTGAGCCATTTTAGCATAGAAGCTATTGTTGTAAAAAATGATCTCCCATTAAAGACACCAGGTTTTTCGAAAAAAGTAGTCGATCAAATTCTAAAAAAAACAAACACCTTTATTCTTCAAAATAAGCTATTCAGCGTCTATCAGGAAAAGAATCTATTGTTTGATGATTCTCTTTTTCGAAACGGTAAAAAAAACATTTATCTGAAAGGATATTTCCAGTCGGAAAAGTATTTCGTTAAATATGAAGATCAGCTGAGAAAAGATTTTAAAATTGTAACTCCACTAAAAAAGGAAACGATTGATCTACTGAAAATAATTAAAGAGAAAAACTCGGTTTCTCTGCATATAAGACGTGGTGATTATGTAAGCAATCCTACAGTAAATGCAATACACGGAACCTGCGATCTCAACTATTATCATAGAGCCATTGAAATTGTAAAAGAAAAGATACTGCATCCTGTATTTTTTATTTTTTCTGATGACATTGATTGGGCAAAAGAAAATTTAAAATTAGAAAATACAACCTATTTTGTAGATTTTAATGACGCTTCTACAAGCTATGAAGATTTGAAACTGATGAGTGCTTGCAAACACAACATTATAGCAAATAGCAGTTTCAGTTGGTGGGGAGCTTGGCTTAATACCAATAAAAGCAAAACAGTGATCGCTCCTTCAAAATGGTTCAATACAGATGTGCTTAATTCGCAAGATATAATCCCGGAATCATGGATGAAAATTTAA
- a CDS encoding ABC transporter ATP-binding protein has protein sequence MLALKAENISKQYRLGQVGTGTLTHDLNRFWHKVRGKENPYLKIGESNDRSTKGSSDYVWSLRDINFEIEQGDAVGIIGRNGAGKSTLLKLLSKVTKPTTGKIYTNGRIASLLEVGTGFHPEMTGRENVYLNGAILGMTKKEITRKFDEIVDFSGVERYIDTPVKRYSSGMYVRLAFAVAAHLESEILIVDEVLAVGDAEFQKKCLGKMGDVTKGEGRTILFVSHNMAAIQTLCNYGILLENGKSKFSGEISDVISYYSTTSDLSEEITPNTENIAYLTGLKIFSNDKLGIICGADVKFEFTIFSKQNLENIVIGLGINDNMGTRIMTPFSMHFDKKFNLNVGENIISCSIAKFPLRLGTYQVEIYIGNGDKTFDYYDKGLIIKVESFDENYVKILTEQAQGSIILPQEWTKS, from the coding sequence ATGCTTGCATTAAAGGCAGAAAATATATCAAAACAATATCGTCTCGGACAAGTGGGAACCGGAACATTAACCCATGACCTCAACCGATTTTGGCATAAAGTACGTGGTAAAGAAAACCCTTATCTTAAAATTGGAGAATCTAATGATCGCTCTACTAAGGGATCATCTGATTATGTTTGGTCGCTTCGTGATATTAACTTTGAAATTGAGCAAGGGGATGCTGTAGGAATTATAGGACGAAACGGCGCCGGGAAATCTACTTTACTAAAACTACTAAGCAAAGTAACCAAACCTACTACCGGAAAAATATATACCAACGGAAGAATTGCCTCCCTATTGGAAGTAGGAACAGGTTTTCACCCTGAAATGACAGGTCGTGAGAACGTATATCTCAACGGAGCCATCCTTGGAATGACAAAGAAAGAAATTACAAGGAAGTTTGACGAGATTGTAGACTTTTCCGGAGTTGAAAGATATATTGACACTCCGGTGAAAAGATATTCTTCGGGAATGTACGTTCGCTTAGCTTTTGCTGTAGCAGCGCATTTGGAATCTGAAATCCTTATTGTGGATGAAGTTTTAGCTGTAGGAGATGCCGAGTTTCAGAAGAAATGTTTGGGGAAGATGGGAGATGTAACGAAAGGTGAAGGAAGAACGATCTTGTTTGTGAGTCATAATATGGCAGCAATACAAACATTATGCAACTATGGTATTCTTTTAGAAAATGGAAAATCAAAATTCTCAGGCGAAATCAGTGATGTTATATCATATTATTCTACCACAAGTGATTTGTCGGAAGAGATCACTCCAAATACTGAAAACATAGCTTATTTGACTGGACTCAAAATATTTTCCAACGACAAATTAGGTATCATTTGTGGAGCAGATGTAAAATTCGAGTTTACAATATTTTCTAAACAAAATTTAGAGAATATTGTAATTGGTCTCGGAATAAATGACAATATGGGAACCCGAATTATGACTCCATTTTCAATGCATTTTGATAAAAAATTCAATCTAAATGTAGGAGAAAATATAATATCTTGTAGTATTGCGAAATTTCCACTCAGACTAGGTACTTATCAAGTTGAGATTTATATCGGAAATGGTGACAAAACTTTCGATTACTACGATAAGGGCTTAATTATTAAGGTAGAATCTTTCGATGAAAATTATGTGAAAATACTTACTGAACAAGCTCAAGGAAGCATAATATTGCCACAAGAATGGACAAAATCTTAA
- a CDS encoding glycosyltransferase: MKKSTEFIRIAKAAKKYLSIRLLRQIVFPKTIPVIIVNFNQLKTLKELVSFLIERKFTKIYIIDNQSTYEPLLNYYEEIKERVEIISLQKNEGHMVFFKNKDLFNRLAKGGFFILTDPDILPNKKLPKNFMRILVKNLLKYDEWITKAGFALDISNIPDFYPAKNKVIAWEQRFWQNEVDKDIFLTRLDTTFALYKPISFEDYQKDDNHFKALRIAGNFTCDHMGWHIDYSNLTDEQKHYRAHASDSSSWIIDNTGQTKERTY, from the coding sequence ATGAAAAAATCTACAGAATTTATTCGAATCGCAAAAGCTGCAAAAAAATATCTTAGTATACGACTCTTAAGACAAATCGTGTTTCCCAAAACAATTCCCGTAATTATTGTAAATTTTAATCAATTAAAAACACTGAAAGAGCTCGTAAGCTTTTTAATAGAAAGAAAATTTACCAAAATTTATATTATTGATAATCAATCAACATACGAGCCTCTTTTAAACTATTATGAAGAAATTAAAGAGAGGGTTGAAATTATCTCATTGCAGAAAAATGAGGGACATATGGTTTTTTTCAAAAACAAAGATTTATTCAACAGACTTGCCAAGGGTGGTTTTTTTATATTGACTGATCCGGATATTCTGCCGAATAAAAAGCTTCCAAAAAACTTTATGAGAATATTAGTTAAAAATTTACTGAAATACGATGAGTGGATTACTAAAGCAGGTTTTGCCTTGGATATTTCAAACATTCCCGATTTTTATCCTGCTAAAAATAAGGTTATAGCTTGGGAACAGAGATTTTGGCAAAATGAAGTAGATAAAGATATATTTTTAACGAGACTAGATACAACTTTCGCACTATACAAACCCATTTCTTTTGAAGATTACCAAAAGGATGACAATCATTTCAAAGCACTTAGAATTGCAGGAAATTTCACGTGCGACCACATGGGATGGCATATTGATTATTCTAATCTTACTGATGAACAAAAGCATTATAGAGCACATGCTTCCGATTCAAGTTCTTGGATTATTGATAATACCGGACAAACAAAAGAAAGAACGTATTAA